A single Acidaminococcus sp. DNA region contains:
- a CDS encoding GntP family permease has protein sequence MIAFVIAIIVMIVAISKYHVHPFLSILGVSVIFGLIGGISLVKTGKTLGIADVVSAGFSGTFNSIGIVIIMGALIGTLLEKTGAALKMADCVVKLVGKNNTSLAVLIMGWIVSIPVFCDSGFVILNPIRKALVRRTHASGVATAVAMSMGLYITHCFIPPTPGPIAAANTLYEGLHMETNLILVIAMGACASILPMIAAYFYANYIGSRIQTKEEKKMAAEGAEATEQSYEELMASYGELPSAFMSFAPIIVPIILMALSSAMNMAGNKIPIITFLGTPIIAITVGVILGAMLFFSRPMEDKVKVFYEITNETLKICGPILFITAAGGVLGKVIASTNMVAFIKANSSTLAGLGIFFPFLLSAILKTAQGSSTVAITTTAGIMAPLMTTLGLGTPILAAVTVIAIGAGAMTVSHANDSYFWVVTNFGDMEVEDGYKAQTMGTLVTGIAAIINVFIIYMIVK, from the coding sequence ATGATTGCGTTCGTTATTGCTATCATTGTCATGATTGTCGCAATCTCCAAGTATCATGTGCATCCGTTCCTGTCAATTTTAGGTGTTTCTGTAATCTTTGGGCTGATTGGTGGTATTTCTCTCGTCAAGACGGGGAAGACGCTGGGCATTGCCGACGTCGTCAGCGCCGGCTTTTCCGGAACCTTCAACAGCATCGGTATTGTTATCATCATGGGTGCCCTTATCGGGACCCTGCTTGAAAAAACCGGTGCGGCTCTCAAGATGGCAGACTGTGTTGTCAAACTTGTGGGGAAGAACAATACGTCCCTGGCTGTCCTGATTATGGGCTGGATTGTTTCTATCCCTGTATTCTGCGACAGTGGGTTCGTTATTTTGAACCCGATTCGTAAAGCTCTGGTTCGCCGGACCCATGCTTCGGGTGTGGCTACGGCGGTAGCTATGTCCATGGGCCTTTACATTACCCACTGCTTCATTCCGCCTACACCGGGACCGATTGCGGCTGCTAACACGCTGTACGAAGGGCTGCACATGGAAACGAACCTGATTCTCGTTATTGCCATGGGTGCATGCGCTTCCATCCTGCCGATGATTGCGGCTTACTTCTATGCTAACTATATTGGTTCCCGCATCCAGACGAAGGAAGAAAAGAAAATGGCAGCAGAAGGGGCAGAAGCTACGGAACAGTCCTATGAAGAACTGATGGCAAGCTACGGCGAACTGCCGAGTGCGTTCATGAGCTTTGCTCCTATCATTGTCCCGATCATCCTGATGGCTCTCTCCAGTGCCATGAACATGGCTGGAAACAAGATTCCTATTATCACGTTCCTCGGCACTCCGATCATTGCTATCACGGTCGGTGTCATTCTCGGTGCAATGCTGTTCTTCTCCCGTCCGATGGAAGACAAGGTAAAGGTCTTCTATGAAATTACGAACGAAACGCTGAAGATTTGCGGCCCGATTCTTTTCATTACGGCTGCCGGCGGTGTACTTGGTAAGGTCATTGCTTCGACCAATATGGTGGCCTTCATCAAGGCCAATTCTTCCACACTGGCAGGACTCGGTATCTTCTTCCCGTTCCTGCTTTCGGCAATCCTCAAGACGGCTCAGGGCTCTTCCACCGTTGCCATTACGACGACGGCCGGTATTATGGCTCCGCTCATGACGACGCTGGGTCTGGGAACTCCGATCCTGGCTGCCGTGACCGTTATTGCTATCGGTGCCGGTGCCATGACCGTATCTCACGCCAACGACTCTTACTTCTGGGTTGTTACGAACTTTGGTGATATGGAAGTGGAAGACGGCTACAAGGCCCAGACGATGGGTACCCTCGTTACCGGTATTGCCGCCATTATCAACGTCTTCATTATTTACATGATCGTTAAATAA